In Falco cherrug isolate bFalChe1 chromosome 2, bFalChe1.pri, whole genome shotgun sequence, the following are encoded in one genomic region:
- the RFC3 gene encoding replication factor C subunit 3, with protein MSLWADKYRPGSLGRLDYHREQAAQLRNLVQCGDFPHLLVYGPSGAGKKTRIMCLLRELYGAGVEKLRIEHQSITAPSKKKIEISTIASNYHLEVNPSDAGNNDRVVIQELLKTVAQSQQLETSTQRDFKVVLLTEVDKLTKDAQHALRRTMEKYMATCRLILCCNSMSKIIGPIQSRCLAVRVPAPSIEDICHVLSSVCKKEGLTLPQELAQRLAEKSGRNLRKALLMCESCRVQQYPFTADQDIPEMDWEVYLRETANAIVSEQTPQKLLEVRGRLYELLTHCIPPEIIMKGLLTELLNNCDGQLKGEVAQMAAFYEHRLQLGSKAIYHLEAFVAKFMAIYKKFMEDGLDDMIF; from the exons ATGAGCCTCTGGGCCGACAAGTACCGGCCCGGTTCCCTCGGCCGGCTGGACTACCACCGCGAGCAGGCTGCGCAGCTCCGCAACCTG GTTCAGTGTGGTGACTTCCCTCATCTGCTGGTATATGGACCTTcaggagctggaaaaaagacaagaataaTGTGTTTGTTAAGGGAATTATATGGTGCAGGAGTGGAAAAACTGAGGATTGAGCATCAGAGTATAacg GCAccttctaaaaagaaaattgaaattagCACCATTGCAAGTAATTATCACCTTGAAGTTAACCCAAG TGATGCAGGAAACAATGACCGTGTAGTAATTCAGGAGCTCTTGAAGACAGTAGCACAGTCCCAACAGCTTGAGACAAGTACTCAACGAGACTTTAAAG tggtgctgtTAACAGAAGTGGACAAACTCACTAAAGATGCTCAGCATGCTTTGCGAAGAACAATGGAGAAGTACATGGCGACGTGCAGGTTGATCTTGTGCTGCAACTCCATGTCAAAAATTATAGGACCTATTCAAAGCCGGTGCCTGGCTGTACGAGTGCCTGCTCCCAGCATTGAAGAT ATCTGTCACGTCTTGTCCAGTGTGTGTAAGAAAGAAGGCCTGACTCTTCCTCAGGAATTGGCTCAAAGGCTTGCAGAGAAATCTGGCAGAAATCTTCGTAAAGCACTGCTTATGTGTGAGTCCTGCAGAGTACAACA GTATCCTTTTACTGCTGATCAAGACATTCCTGAGATGGACTGGGAAGTTTATTTGAGAGAAACTGCAAATGCTATTGTCAGTGAacagacaccacaaaa GCTTTTAGAGGTCCGTGGACGGCTTTATGAACTCCTGACACACTGTATTCCTCCTGAGATTATAATGAAG gGCCTCCTGACAGAACTTCTAAATAACTGTGATGGGCAACTGAAAGGAGAAGTTGCACAGATGGCAGCCTTCTATGAACACCGCCTGCAACTGGGCAGCAAAGCCATTTATCATCTGGAAGCATTTGTTGCAAAGTTTATGGCAATTTACAAGAAGTTTATGGAGGATGGACTGGATGACATGATTTTCTAA